The genomic segment GGCATAAAGGGACGAAAGCTACAAAACAGTATATATCCACAGATTTGCAAAGCTTGCGCTGTTGTACTCTTGATTTCGACTCACTGGGAGGTGGCGTATGATCAATCTCCCTGAAGTTATACAGGAAATGTTGTCCTATAAAGAAAGTCTTGGATTCTCGAGAAAAACTTATGAGAACTACCTGAGTGATTTTAATAAGTATTTTTCCAATTACTCGCAGGACCATGCCATATATTTTTACAGATGATGAATTGCGTAGAGTGTTTGCCGAGAGCGATAAGGAACCGTACTGTAAAACAAACCCATGCCGCCATCTGATTATTCCTGTTATCTACAGGTTAATTTATTTCTGTGGTCTCCGACCGAATGAGGGTAGGGAACTGAAACGTTCTGATTTCTGCTATGAGGACAAAACCCTATATATCCGAAAAAACAAGTCTCACAGGGAGCGGCTGATTCCCGTGTCTGCTGGTGTGGCTGATATGTGCCAGCAATATCTGGGAAAAGCTGGACGCCCTGATACCGGAGGTGGAAGATGAAGAATGACTCTCTTTTATTTTACCGCATCGTTAGGGATTTTCTGACTATCTATCTTCCAAAACAGCGCGGTGCAAGCCAGAATACAGCTAAGTCTTACAGGGATACCCTGAACCTTTCATTGATTATATCAGTGCATCGCAGGGCACGCCATTAGCAGATATAAGCTTTAAATGTATTTCAAGGGAACCTGTAGAGAGTTTTCTTATGTGGCAGGAAACAGACCGCGGTTACAGTGTAAACAGCAGAAACCAGCGGATGTGTGCAGTTAAATCATTTCTCAGATATGCCGCAGAAAAGGATAAGATTCTCATGCCGCTTTTTCTGGATGTGAAAGTCATTCCTAAAAAGAAAGATACTCGTGTGCGGGAAATAGAATTTTTCAGCGAGTCAGCCTTGAAAGCTATCCTGGAGCAGCCTGACCGGAATAAGAAAAACGGGCAGAGAGACCTTTTCTTTATGATACTTATGTATGATACCGGTGCAAGGGCACAGGAGATACTTGACTTACGGCTTTGCAATATCCGTATGGATGGAAAAAATCCTTATGTTGTTATAACAGGCAAGGGTGCTAAAACAAGAAATGTTCCAATCATGGAAAAAACGTGTAAACACCTGAAATCCTACCTTCATAGATTCCATATAGAAGATAATCCAGAAGAATATCTTTTTTATATAGAACGTAAAGGAATACGGTCACAAATGTCAATTGACAACGTAGAGAAATTTGTTGCACGTTATGGAAAAAAAGCACAGGAGACTTCAACAGATGTGCCAGAGCATCTATATCCCCATATGTGGAGACATTCACGTGCGATGCATTTGTATAGGAATGGTATGCCACTCCCATTGGTGACCGAATGGCTTGGACATGCAAAAATGGATACGGCAAGGTGTTTTATACAAATGCTGATACAACGATGAAAAAAGAGGCTATCGAAAAGGCAACATCAGACTTTGATCCTCTCTTCTCCAATGAATATGATATTGACTGGGAAGATGATGAAGATCTTCTGAAAAAACTTTATGGCTTAAAGTAGTTATTATCCCGACTTTTTACTTTAGTATCTTTTAAAATACGGCATTTCAGATGTTTTATCGGAATAAATAGAAAGTCGGGATAAGTTCTGAGAGGGACTTAGGGGGAAGTTCCCTAGGTCTACTTACTTCATCGTCACAGGCGAAAGCAGAGAGCTTTTGGAAGCAGGTGTCCTCCCGATTATCCGGGAATTTTTATCAGAGAGAGGGTTTGAACTGTCAGAAGAAAAGACAGTGATTCCCCATATCGAAGATGGTTTTGATTGACCGCTGAGGAACACACAGCCTTTACGCAGTATCTGCATCTGGTGCGTCAGAGGGATGATATGGAGCGACAGCAGATTTACTTCCGTGGTCATACAGATGCGGTGGCATATCTCAGAAAAATCAAGGCGATTTGACAGTGGCGACTTAGAATAACTTTGTGCGCTTCTTAGAGGCTCTGTAAAATAGCTGGATTATAAACAGATTTCCATGAACGACCTTGACTTCCTGGTAAATGAATGTATAATATAAACAAGTTTATCATAAACTAATTTATCATAAGGAGGATTAGATATGAAATTCATAGGTCGGAAAATGGAGCTGGAAAAGTTGAATGCAGAATACGAGCGCGATGGCGGCTTCGTTGTTATTTACGGTCGACGTCGAGTAGGAAAGACAACATTGATCAAAGAGTTCTTGAAAAAGAAAACAGCCTTCTACTTCCTTGCAACAGAAGAATTGGAATCTCAAAGCATGAAACGTTTAGCGGGCGTTGTTGCTCGTATGACGAAAAACAGCCTTTTACAGAAAGCTGTATTTACAGATTGGCTTGATTTGTTTCAGGTTATTGCTGATTATGAGCCTGACAAGAAAAAAGTGCTGGTCATTGACGAGTTTCCGTATCTTGTGAAGACTAACCCAGCGTTCCCA from the Blautia wexlerae DSM 19850 genome contains:
- a CDS encoding DUF6664 family protein; this translates as MTAEEHTAFTQYLHLVRQRDDMERQQIYFRGHTDAVAYLRKIKAI
- a CDS encoding tyrosine-type recombinase/integrase; this encodes MWQETDRGYSVNSRNQRMCAVKSFLRYAAEKDKILMPLFLDVKVIPKKKDTRVREIEFFSESALKAILEQPDRNKKNGQRDLFFMILMYDTGARAQEILDLRLCNIRMDGKNPYVVITGKGAKTRNVPIMEKTCKHLKSYLHRFHIEDNPEEYLFYIERKGIRSQMSIDNVEKFVARYGKKAQETSTDVPEHLYPHMWRHSRAMHLYRNGMPLPLVTEWLGHAKMDTARCFIQMLIQR
- a CDS encoding tyrosine-type recombinase/integrase, which codes for MPYIFTDDELRRVFAESDKEPYCKTNPCRHLIIPVIYRLIYFCGLRPNEGRELKRSDFCYEDKTLYIRKNKSHRERLIPVSAGVADMCQQYLGKAGRPDTGGGR